In Vicia villosa cultivar HV-30 ecotype Madison, WI linkage group LG7, Vvil1.0, whole genome shotgun sequence, the DNA window ttactcaaaataatatacatattactcaaaatagtataaatattactcagaacaatgaatatattactcaaaatagttaaaattcgatattattcagaatggtgtaaatattactcagaatagtgtactcattactcacaattaataattactcataattaatagatgtgtacaaataatgcatatattattcatggattatgatattattactcgtttctaactaaaatgttactcggaacaatttaaatattactcgtacgagacttatgcaccatgcataaggaTATACTTTGACCCATtagaaaatatctattttataataGTAATtgtcttttgaaaaaatatagtaATTTTTTATTACCAATAAAAGTTAAGAAAATATGCTCCTTAGTTTTCaaataaatatctttttaaaGATTACGCGTCGATTAAAATCTAATATGTTTATTAAATTAAACTTATAAGTTATTGCTATGAACTTAATCAACACATACTTAGATATGGTACTAGTAAGCATTGTATTCACGACGAAATATCAAATAATAGCTCGAAAAAAACATCTATTTGGTGGCGTGACATTAGAGCTGTTTGTAGAAGTAAAAGAAATGATCAATATTGGTTTTTAGATGTTGTGTCTCGTAATGCTGGTGGATTAGTTGAGTGGCGCAGCGGCAGTGAGGATTTCTCTGTCAAAGACGCTTATAACATATTGTATGCAACGCTGAGAGGGGTTAATAGATTGGGGGAGTTCAAGGTTCATGCTATCCATAATGTGTGGAGGGCAAAGGTTCCTGAGAATATCAAGTGATTTGGATGGCGTTTTATTCTTAATAGCATTCCTACTAGAGATGAGTTACGGCAAAGAGGTGTTCTCCATGGATCGGATCAGGTGGTGTGTCCTTTATGTAACATTGATACTGAATCTAAAGAACATCTGTTTTTTCTTTGTGTTGAATCCGGCAAGGTTTGGAAGGTGGTTCTAGGATGGCTGCTAGGAGAAGACATGGATATTGGAATCGGAAACCTGGAGCTTGACGTCTTAGAGCGTATTGCTGATTGTTTGGAGGTGTGTGTTTGTGCGCCTTTTGTCGATTTTTTCTGGTTGCTCGTTTCTTGGAATATTTGGAGAGCtagaaatgaattgattttttcCAATAAGGCGTGGGATGTGTCGGGGTGGTGAATTGTATTAAATCAATGGGGTGGGACTGGTTTTCTTTTATTGCTAACAAAGGACTTGAGTGCGATCGGGGCATTTGGTTGGCTAACCCGTCTAGCTTGGTGGACTTTTAGTTGTTCCGTCCTTTTTGTATTGGGATATTTTTTGTCTTTCTTTTGTATTGGGTAGGCACCCCTTGTGCTATTTAATACAaagttgtttataaaaaaaaaacacatactTCAAAAATGACTAACTAAACATAGTAATAAATCTTTCTCAAAATCTACTTTAAACATTAATCACTCACGTTTAGAACTCTAGCCAAATCAATTTTTGAAgctgaagtttttttttaataaccaaattataaaaaaaaatacaaaacaaactagtaTTTCAAAAACATTAATCATCTAACATGTTTGGTAactgaaaaaattttaaaaattttaaaactagTATTACAAAACAAACTAGTATTTCAAAACAAACTAGTATTACAAAACAAACTAGTATTttaaatacataatttttttgaaatattaaattgttttgtattttttttttaaatttggttATTATGAATGAAGTGTatgcattttttaattatttaaagtaTATTATAAATGAGTTGTAGATTATTTGGAATGCAGCTCCACGAGGCAGCACGAGATATCTAGTGTTGACTAGTAGTACTATGATTTCAAAAGTGTCACTTTCAACTAATAGCAACTAGACAAGATTGAATTAATACATATTAGCTCCATCCCAACTACCAAGTAAAACTTCCGTATTGATTCTTCCTTCCTTCCATTATAAATAGACCACACTTTCTTACTATTATTTTCATCCTTCACTAACAAATATCACATTTGAATACAATGGATTCCAAAAATGCAATCCTCATCCTTGGCCTTTTGGCCatgtttctttttatttcttcagAAGTGTCAGCTAGGGACTTATCCGAGACTTCAACTAATACCAAAGATGGTAAATTatgtcttttatttatttattttagtctcCAAAATATGAGTACATATGCTATTTTATTAAAACTTATTAAAAGTAGCAGGGATCATTTATAATGTTAAAGATTTCTTTCTTATTTATGAAAACAAGTAGATATCTACAACGataatttaaaactaatttaataattaagttcACACAATATTGTATATGCAGAGGTTGTTGAAAAGTCAGATGAATTAAATGATGCTAAATATTACGGTGGAGGCTACAACCATGGTGGAGGCGGCGGTTACAACGGTGGTGGAGGAGGCTACAACCATGGTGGAGGCGGCGGTTACAATGGTGGTGGAGGAGGCTACAACCACGGTGGTGGTGGAGGATACAATGGTGGCGGAGGAGGATACAAccatggtggtggtggtggtggatacAATGGTGGCGGAGGAGGATACAACCATGGAGGTGGTGGTTACAACGGTGGTGGAGGAGGATACAACCATGGAGGTGGTGGTGGTTACAATGGTGGTGGTGGTTATCGTGGTGGAGGTGGACATGGTGGTAGTTCCGACAATGGTAACTGATTGTATCATCATGCATGCATGTATTAAGTGTAATAAATAATGTTGAGTGTTCAACAAAAGAGTAAAGATAAATCACTATGTATATGTGAAGATGAGTTTGAAATCGAGTCAAAGTGGTGTATGTCTTTTCATGTGTACTTAATCAAATATCATCCTTGTTAGTACTTGTCCTCATTTGatatttatattttcatactACTGATTTGTCTAATAAAATTCGTCAATGAATTGACAGAATAATTAAATGTTAATTAACATAAGGTGAGAGACTAAGAGAAATGGCTTCATGCATATAGATTTTAGTAATGAAAAGCATTGTATAAATCATAAAGATAAAAGGTAAAAGGTGTAACCTTTTTACAACTCATATTCCATAATCCACATGcacaaacaatataattttaataatattgcaACTCTTTTCTTTCAACATTGCACCCATTGACATATTATTTCATTATTGCATGGCAAGGAAAaaatttaactaaaataaaaaaatgtattagTGATAAAAACATTATTCACTAACCATAAATATTACTTGCTAGATATTTTCATCACAGTTTTTTCCATTCAATTTTTGCAAATGTTTTACCTCAAAATATCTTCAGAAAACTCTCCCTTAAGAGGGAATGAGAAAGTGCTGTCGATTTTACTTCTCTCTGAATGGCTTGATACACGAGTTGCCTAAAAACAATTATCAAGAGTGACATGATTATTGATGACAATTTGAAAATGTATTAAACGTGTCAAAGTAATAAAAAAGATAAGTTTGCATCcatataaattgttttattttaacaaTGCAATCGAAAAGTAttataattgtttaaattaagggtttttcataaagtttgtttttttttttaaacaaggaTTATATacaagggagaactaagggttctccaacctttttACACAAGGAATCGGACAAAGCCGATcaaaaagaaattacaaaccaattcggTCTACGATAAATAACCCAACGTGTCTTTGCGAAAATCGTAAAAACAACAGCTGGAGTAAGTAATTTCCCCACAAAAAGACCACCTTCAAACCAACATTTTTATAAAGTTTGGttttaaatagaaaagaaattaaaaatatgaaaGTTATTAGAATTTACAATGACCAAGCCTTTCTCAAATCCTTTATTCGTCATTGTTTAGTAATTGCGTCTATTCACTTAAATTGGTCCTCTAGTATTATAATGAATTAACAAATTAGTTATTCTCAATTTTTTGGTGTATAACCCTCTTTTTAAATAACAACCCACCTAATCCCTTAGGTGAATTCGAAATCAAAACAGGTTTCATCGCACGTTAATTCCTTTATCACAATATTATAATTCTCTATTCTTAAAATAATTACTAGTTTTGAACAGTTAAATTATTTCAGATTTCAAAAGTTAGAGTCATCTCAAAAGgcctaattttaaaaaaattaattagctACTCATAATTGGTCTTCAATGGAGTGAAACTTTCAATCCCCACTCCTTGAACTCTTACAATCGTCAACTGCTCTCTAAAATCATATATCAATTCTCTTAAACCTTCTCTTATTTCTCTTTAAATAGAAGTTGATATTGGACTTTTAGAATTGAGAGATAAAATCCAATGCAAAAATCAACATTGTAACAGTGTTAGTTTTTTACTTGCTATTTTTCGtccatttatttttcatttgcaAAATGTCTCATCTCAATCAGAATAACGAAACTCTAGATATGATCAAATTAGTTGACTGACGTCATGCTGTAAATTATACTGAAAAACGCCCTTTTCTTAATAATTTCTCAACTTTTTCATTTGTTTGCTTTGTTCCCCACTAATTCACTTTTTTCCAATTTCTTCATAAGACTTAAACATAATTAACCGAAAACTTATAAAAACAACTGCAAAGGCTTGATAAAATTATATAACAATAGAGTGTCATCAATCATCATATATTCTCATACTTCATAAACATCATAACCACTATGACTATTGAACAAAACCATCAATACTACCGAGCAATAACTTTATTAATCTTTATCGAGATCATCAAACACAACTAAACACCATCTTTCACTTTATATACTCAGATTTTACATATGTTTTTCATAACTTTATTAAATTTTCATTTAGCTCCTTTAAAACTGCAAAGGAATCttacaaaacaaattaattttttaccTTTAGTACCAAAACTTTTTTTTGGGTCTTGTGCGTTAGTGATTTAAGAGGTCTAGAGTAATTTCTCTTGGaccatattaaattatttaacttgGCATAATAATATGGCTCCAAATGgtcaaatttattataaaaattgcgCTTAAAAGTCAGGCGATTGGATTTCTTCCTTTCATGGCACATATTTCCAAATGATCTATTAGGTTTATAACCTAAGCCATTGTATGATGCTCTTTGATTAGTCCAAATTAGATATATCTTATCTTTAACCTTAGTTAATTTTTCTAAGGTTTCATGCAAGCTTATTACTTCAATTTTAAGAGATTCTCATGTTTCacatttttctaattttaaagATTCATTTCTTATGCTAGTGATTTCTCCACCTTGCATTTATTGCtattttgtaaaaattaaatatacTCTTTTAAATTGGCAATgctatttttttgtatttatcaTTATCTTTACTAGGCTTAAAACTTAGCTTAAGCATTTGTTCATAAGATATATAAGTTATCTCAGTGTTATCATCTTCTCTTGAAGTTTTGAAGCACACATGATCttctttgacattttttattttcagAAAATACTTCATGGGAATCTTTTAAAATATTGTTGTGGATGTTGTAAAAGAGATCTCTACAAGAGTTTATTGAGTTTGTATCATCTTCATGTGATGAATCTCTAAAAGTTCTTTATGAACTTTTAAAATTTCTATTTGATAAAGCTTCTTTATCTTTTTCTACCAGAAcaatcttttcaaatcatctctaAACCAAACAAAGATTTTAACAAACAATCTCATAAGCCAAATAAGAGATTTTACAACAAGGTAAACTCATGAACCAATGGAGATTTTAACAAACAACAAATCAAACAACAACTTTGCACAACGGATATTCCACAAGAGATAGAAAATATTTGGAAGAAATTACGATGTTACCCCTACACCAAATTACACAATAAAATTCTCACTGATACTTTTCACTCATAAAACACTAAGATATTTTCAGTGAAATGAAGTAAATGAGAAGAAAAAGAGTAGAGAATGATAAAGTATGTCAAAACAAGTTTTACGCTGCAGTATGAAAGTAAAATGAGACCTCTATTAATTTGTGAGAAATCTCACAAAAAGAAAAACTATTCAGGAGCTTTTTAATGCCCATAATCAATTAGGTGTTAGGTCTAATTGATTATTTGCTTCATAAAAATGGCAACACTAACTCGCAAAAAGAAAACCTACAATGACTCGTGTCCTAATCGATTATGAGTGTACTTAATCGAGTAGGGAGTTGTAAACCTTACTTTAATCGAATGACCAAGAGTCTTAATCAATTATGAAAAGTatataagcctcctaaatatTTAGGAACACCCTTTATCAATTCCGCAAAAAATTTAATGGTTCCTCTAAGGACTTAAAGGAGTTTTATCAACTATAGAGGTTAAAAACACTTTTAGGTGAATGTTTTCATTGCCTTAATAGTTCAAGATCTACTCTAATATCTTTTACAAAACTATAATTACTCAGATACATACTAAGAGAGCTTTTTACATTTCATCTCTTTCATTAACTCTGAACTTTCAAGATCCATTGCTTGATACATAAATGATTTAGCATTTTATCTAGGACTTGACTTCTTCTATTCTTAAGAGACTTGATAATGTTTTTTGATAGACATTATCATTAGAGAGATTGCTTGTCTGATATCACCAGAGATTCAAAGAACGCCGATTGACATTGAGTGTTGTCTTTAAGATATTgactttgacatcttgatcactcAAACATAACAATTTGATTAAAACTTCAGATGAAGACTTCCTCTCTTAGTGTTGTCATAGTCAATACCATATAGGTCAGTTGATTATTGCATACATTATACCTACTAGAACATAGATCCACAAGTGTTGCCTCTATTATGCTGAACTTTAATTGTAGGTTGTTTGTTAGGGAACATGTCGATGACATTGACATTATATTTCTAATGTAgctgctattaatgaaacatgtttATGAATTGATGACGATATGTAAGATGTGGTTCCTTTCTCTAGACCTGTGAGTAGTCATAATCTCAAGGTGGTAATTCATGAACCAAAGGCTCTGAAGGAGATTATTCCTATGT includes these proteins:
- the LOC131617697 gene encoding abscisic acid and environmental stress-inducible protein-like; the protein is MDSKNAILILGLLAMFLFISSEVSARDLSETSTNTKDEVVEKSDELNDAKYYGGGYNHGGGGGYNGGGGGYNHGGGGGYNGGGGGYNHGGGGGYNGGGGGYNHGGGGGGYNGGGGGYNHGGGGYNGGGGGYNHGGGGGYNGGGGYRGGGGHGGSSDNGN